One Nocardioides oleivorans DNA segment encodes these proteins:
- a CDS encoding DUF389 domain-containing protein — protein MLVHLRLTVPAALTDDVVELLADDDRTANLTLCRGASISPEGDLVECDVARELAGEVIGRLKQLGLHESGGIVVTTPTSTPFAAARRLGDVAPGDPDDAVIWDMVVEQCWAASRPTVSYHLFFVLATLLAAIAVITDSAVLVIGAMVVGPEFGTVAAIATGLVLRQPRLARRAVSVLAWGVVVSVAVVTVLALVAGLTGLVTEEMVTRARPQTGFIWHPDRWSFIVALIAGAAGVLAMTTSRANAMVGVFISVTTIPAVGNLALALGVWAPSEIRGSATQLAVNISGMVLAGMAVLVLQRLLWVPALTASQKLFARSQRPVR, from the coding sequence ATGCTGGTGCACCTGCGGTTGACCGTCCCCGCTGCGCTGACCGATGACGTGGTCGAGCTCCTCGCCGACGACGACCGGACGGCCAACCTGACCCTGTGCCGAGGCGCGTCGATCTCGCCCGAGGGTGACCTGGTCGAGTGCGACGTCGCGCGCGAGCTCGCCGGTGAGGTGATCGGCAGGCTCAAGCAGCTCGGCCTCCACGAGTCGGGCGGGATCGTCGTCACCACCCCGACCAGCACCCCCTTCGCCGCCGCCCGTCGGCTCGGTGACGTCGCGCCGGGCGACCCCGACGACGCGGTCATCTGGGACATGGTCGTCGAGCAGTGCTGGGCGGCGAGCCGGCCGACGGTGTCGTACCACCTGTTCTTCGTGCTCGCGACGCTGCTGGCGGCGATCGCCGTCATCACCGACTCGGCCGTGCTGGTGATCGGCGCGATGGTGGTCGGGCCGGAGTTCGGCACCGTCGCCGCGATCGCGACCGGTCTCGTCCTGCGGCAGCCGCGTCTGGCCCGCCGTGCGGTCTCCGTGCTCGCGTGGGGCGTCGTCGTGTCGGTCGCGGTGGTGACCGTGCTGGCCCTGGTGGCGGGCCTCACCGGCCTGGTCACCGAGGAGATGGTCACCCGCGCACGGCCGCAGACCGGCTTCATCTGGCACCCCGACCGATGGTCGTTCATCGTCGCGCTGATCGCCGGTGCCGCAGGCGTCCTCGCCATGACGACGTCACGCGCCAACGCGATGGTCGGCGTCTTCATCTCGGTCACCACGATCCCGGCGGTCGGCAACCTGGCGCTGGCCCTCGGCGTCTGGGCGCCGTCGGAGATCCGGGGCTCCGCGACCCAGCTCGCGGTCAACATCAGCGGCATGGTGCTCGCCGGGATGGCCGTGCTGGTGCTGCAGCGGCTCCTCTGGGTGCCCGCCCTCACCGCCTCGCAGAAGCTCTTCGCCAGGAGTCAGCGCCCGGTGAGGTAG
- a CDS encoding VanW family protein, translating into MSRKPPISDDQPRDKAGAKVVVLLLLGLVVVFGGLYVAAHYAAGDKVPRNTTVSGVRIGGHSQAQAAQVLQAGLADKVNRPIATTIDGQDVEVDPSALGLGVDYDASVAEAGGEESWDPVRLWNYFTGGDSFDAEISVDDEAYQAALAALDEQHGTPAVDGTLSFEGAEIAKTDPTTGEALDPADTLTALRAAYLQDDPSVVALELVDVVPDIDASDVQEALDTFASPAVAAPVTLSFDGSDVKVFPADYTAALSLVPTAGELVPTLDAAKLTEVVGSKVTAGAAVDASVALVDGRPQVVPAKPGVTFDPQQLEDGFLDAVAEPQGERTLTLDAQVAQPAFTTKDARALEVKERVSTFTTYFPYAEYRNVNIGRAAELINGTLLKPGETFSLNDTVGERTEANGFTEGYVINDGILVQDLGGGVSQMATTTFNAMFFAGLEDVEHKPHSFYIDRYPVGREATVAWGAVDLRFTNDTPYGVLIQANVTPSTPSSSGVATVSMWSTKYWDITTSTGERYNLTEPKTRRVDTLKCHPNVGYGGFDIDVVRYFDPVNGNTETRDDEVFRTTYIPSDTVVCTNPDATDG; encoded by the coding sequence GTGTCCAGGAAGCCGCCGATCAGTGACGACCAGCCCCGCGACAAGGCGGGTGCCAAGGTCGTCGTCCTGCTGCTCCTGGGCCTCGTGGTCGTCTTCGGCGGGCTGTACGTCGCCGCGCACTACGCCGCCGGCGACAAGGTCCCGCGCAACACGACCGTCTCCGGCGTGCGGATCGGGGGCCACTCCCAGGCGCAGGCGGCACAGGTGCTGCAGGCAGGCCTCGCCGACAAGGTGAACCGCCCGATCGCCACCACGATCGACGGCCAGGACGTCGAGGTCGACCCGTCCGCGCTCGGCCTGGGCGTCGACTACGACGCCTCTGTCGCGGAGGCCGGTGGCGAGGAGAGCTGGGACCCGGTCCGGCTCTGGAACTACTTCACCGGCGGCGACTCCTTCGACGCCGAGATCAGCGTCGACGACGAGGCCTACCAGGCAGCCCTCGCCGCACTCGACGAGCAGCACGGCACTCCTGCGGTGGACGGCACCCTCTCCTTCGAGGGCGCCGAGATCGCGAAGACCGACCCGACGACCGGCGAGGCGCTCGACCCCGCCGACACGCTGACCGCGCTGCGGGCGGCCTACCTCCAGGACGACCCGTCGGTCGTCGCGCTCGAGCTCGTCGACGTCGTTCCCGACATCGACGCGAGCGACGTGCAGGAGGCGCTCGACACCTTCGCCTCCCCGGCCGTCGCGGCGCCGGTGACGCTCAGCTTCGACGGGTCGGACGTGAAGGTCTTCCCGGCCGACTACACCGCCGCGCTCAGCCTGGTGCCGACCGCCGGTGAGCTGGTCCCGACCCTGGACGCCGCGAAGCTGACCGAGGTCGTCGGCTCGAAGGTGACCGCCGGTGCCGCCGTGGACGCCAGCGTCGCGCTGGTCGACGGGCGCCCCCAGGTCGTGCCCGCCAAGCCCGGCGTCACCTTCGACCCCCAGCAGCTCGAGGACGGCTTCCTCGACGCCGTCGCCGAGCCGCAGGGCGAGCGGACGCTCACGCTCGACGCCCAGGTCGCGCAGCCGGCGTTCACCACGAAGGACGCACGTGCGCTCGAGGTCAAGGAGCGGGTCTCGACGTTCACGACCTACTTCCCCTACGCGGAGTACCGCAACGTCAACATCGGCCGCGCTGCCGAGCTGATCAACGGCACCCTGCTCAAGCCGGGGGAGACCTTCTCGCTCAACGACACCGTCGGCGAGCGCACCGAGGCCAACGGCTTCACCGAGGGCTACGTCATCAACGACGGCATCCTCGTCCAGGACCTCGGCGGCGGCGTCTCGCAGATGGCGACGACGACGTTCAACGCGATGTTCTTCGCCGGCCTCGAGGACGTCGAGCACAAGCCGCACTCGTTCTACATCGACCGCTACCCGGTGGGCCGTGAGGCCACCGTCGCGTGGGGTGCCGTCGACCTGCGCTTCACCAACGACACCCCGTACGGCGTGCTGATCCAGGCCAACGTCACGCCCTCGACGCCGTCGTCGTCGGGCGTCGCGACGGTGAGCATGTGGTCGACGAAGTACTGGGACATCACCACCTCGACCGGTGAGCGCTACAACCTCACCGAACCCAAGACCCGCCGTGTCGACACCCTCAAGTGCCACCCGAACGTCGGCTACGGCGGCTTCGACATCGACGTCGTGCGCTACTTCGACCCCGTCAACGGCAACACCGAGACCCGCGACGACGAGGTCTTCCGCACGACCTACATCCCCAGCGACACGGTCGTGTGCACCAACCCCGACGCCACCGACGGCTGA
- the dapD gene encoding 2,3,4,5-tetrahydropyridine-2,6-dicarboxylate N-succinyltransferase, giving the protein MTAASGYGLLTLHGDTVLDAWFPSPVLGATGAGPSAELAHLDGGEDDLRGTTRVVRLVEIADLDDAPASTEDVWLRLHLLSHRLVKPHGLNLDGIFGLLTNVVWTSAGPCAVEGFEEVRAKLRMVVPGHVVQVFGVDKFPRMTDYVVPTGVRIGDADRVRLGAHLAEGTTVMHEGFVNFNAGTLGASMVEGRISGGVVVGDGSDIGGGSSIMGTLSGGGKEVISIGERCLLGANAGIGISLGNDCVVEAGCYVTAGTKVTVSDIDGKPQVVKAATLSGVDNVLFRRNSVSGAIEAVPWKGDGIALNAALHAN; this is encoded by the coding sequence GTGACTGCTGCTTCCGGCTACGGCCTGCTGACCCTCCACGGCGACACCGTCCTCGACGCGTGGTTCCCCTCCCCCGTGCTCGGCGCGACCGGGGCCGGACCCTCGGCGGAGCTCGCCCACCTCGACGGCGGCGAGGACGACCTGCGCGGGACGACGCGCGTCGTACGCCTCGTCGAGATCGCCGACCTGGACGACGCCCCGGCCAGCACCGAGGACGTCTGGCTGCGGCTGCACCTGCTCTCCCACCGGCTCGTGAAGCCGCACGGCCTCAACCTCGACGGCATCTTCGGCCTCCTCACCAACGTCGTGTGGACCTCTGCCGGCCCGTGCGCGGTCGAGGGCTTCGAGGAGGTCCGCGCCAAGCTGCGGATGGTCGTGCCCGGCCACGTCGTCCAGGTATTCGGCGTCGACAAGTTCCCGCGGATGACCGACTACGTCGTGCCGACCGGTGTCCGCATCGGCGACGCCGACCGGGTCCGCCTCGGCGCCCACCTCGCCGAGGGCACGACCGTCATGCACGAGGGCTTCGTGAACTTCAACGCCGGCACGCTCGGCGCCTCGATGGTCGAGGGCCGGATCTCCGGCGGCGTCGTGGTCGGCGACGGCTCCGACATCGGCGGCGGCTCCTCGATCATGGGCACCCTGTCCGGTGGCGGCAAGGAGGTCATCTCCATCGGCGAGCGCTGCCTGCTCGGCGCCAACGCCGGCATCGGCATCTCGCTCGGCAACGACTGCGTGGTCGAGGCCGGCTGCTACGTCACCGCCGGCACCAAGGTCACCGTCTCCGACATCGACGGCAAGCCGCAGGTCGTGAAGGCCGCCACCCTGTCGGGCGTCGACAACGTCCTCTTCCGCCGCAACTCGGTCAGCGGCGCCATCGAGGCAGTGCCGTGGAAGGGCGACGGGATCGCCCTCAACGCGGCGCTGCACGCCAACTAG
- the aspS gene encoding aspartate--tRNA(Asn) ligase, whose protein sequence is MRTLCASLATAEPGSTVTLEGWVHRRRELARITFLVVRDRSGLAQVVLPPGTPVPPEETTVRVTGTATANAQAPGGVEVTDAVVELLTEPAETPPAELWRPALDVSLPVLLDHAPVLWRHPAQKARWELAAASLRGFRSTLDGLGFTEVATPKIVESATETGSSVFEVDWFGRPAYLAQSPQFYKQQLVGVFERVYEVGPVFRAEPHDTVRHLAEYRSLDVELGFVRDHRDVLAVLREVLAGMVAAVGSAGAAVERAGARLPVVPDEIPVIHFADALALVGAPADEPDLAPEHERALGAWALAEHGSELLAVEGYPMAKRPFYTHPQPGDERWSNSFDLLFRGLELVTGGQRLHRASAYDAAIRARGEDPADYAAYLQAFRHGMPPHGGFAIGLERWVARLVEAANVREVTLFPRDLHRLAP, encoded by the coding sequence ATGAGAACGCTCTGCGCATCACTCGCGACGGCCGAGCCCGGCTCGACCGTCACGCTCGAGGGCTGGGTCCACCGGCGTCGCGAGCTGGCCCGGATCACGTTCCTGGTCGTGCGCGACCGCAGCGGGCTGGCCCAGGTCGTGCTGCCGCCGGGCACGCCCGTGCCGCCGGAGGAGACGACCGTCCGGGTCACCGGCACGGCGACCGCCAACGCCCAGGCGCCCGGCGGGGTCGAGGTCACCGACGCGGTCGTCGAGCTGCTGACCGAGCCGGCCGAGACGCCGCCGGCCGAGCTCTGGCGACCCGCGCTCGACGTGTCGCTGCCGGTGCTGCTCGACCACGCGCCGGTCCTGTGGCGCCATCCGGCCCAGAAGGCGCGCTGGGAGCTGGCCGCCGCCTCGCTGCGCGGCTTCCGCTCCACGCTGGACGGTCTCGGGTTCACCGAGGTGGCGACCCCGAAGATCGTCGAGTCGGCGACCGAGACGGGCTCCTCCGTCTTCGAGGTCGACTGGTTCGGCCGTCCGGCCTACCTCGCGCAGAGCCCGCAGTTCTACAAGCAGCAGCTCGTCGGCGTCTTCGAGCGCGTCTACGAGGTGGGACCGGTCTTCCGTGCCGAGCCGCACGACACCGTCCGCCACCTCGCGGAGTACCGCTCGCTCGACGTCGAGCTCGGCTTCGTCCGCGACCACCGCGACGTGCTCGCGGTCCTGCGCGAGGTGCTCGCCGGGATGGTGGCCGCCGTCGGTTCGGCCGGCGCGGCCGTCGAGCGCGCGGGCGCCCGCCTGCCCGTCGTACCGGACGAGATCCCCGTCATCCACTTCGCCGACGCCCTCGCGCTCGTCGGTGCGCCTGCCGACGAGCCCGACCTCGCACCCGAGCACGAGCGCGCGCTCGGGGCGTGGGCACTGGCCGAGCACGGGAGCGAGCTCCTCGCCGTCGAGGGCTACCCGATGGCGAAGCGGCCGTTCTACACCCACCCGCAGCCCGGCGACGAGCGCTGGTCGAACAGCTTCGACCTGCTGTTCCGCGGGCTCGAGCTGGTGACGGGTGGGCAGCGCCTGCACCGCGCGTCGGCGTACGACGCTGCGATCCGCGCGCGCGGCGAGGACCCGGCCGACTACGCGGCCTACCTGCAGGCATTCCGCCACGGCATGCCGCCGCACGGCGGCTTCGCCATCGGGCTCGAGCGCTGGGTGGCGCGACTGGTGGAGGCCGCCAACGTCCGCGAGGTCACGCTGTTCCCGCGCGACCTGCACCGGCTGGCGCCCTGA
- a CDS encoding thioesterase family protein, with the protein MAPDVTSEWDTHTAISPAGDGVFDAVLDPGWVVGGGVNGGYVLGVVGRAIAASVPAKPHPLSVSAYYLSASRPGPAQVSTRVLREGGTVATVAAELGQEGTTRISVLATYGDLRAMPSDVATTAVEPALPPLEECVPGSLAPEETRRIAPVMDRFDLRFDPACIGWATGRPSGNGHIQAWLRMVDGHPLDAVGLLMVCDALPPVTFDLGRPGWAPTLELTVHVRAVPAPGWLRVSHRTRNLAGGLFEEDCEVWDTAGRLVAQSRQLAMQPRP; encoded by the coding sequence ATGGCTCCTGACGTGACCTCCGAGTGGGACACCCACACCGCGATCAGCCCGGCCGGTGACGGTGTCTTCGACGCCGTGCTCGACCCCGGCTGGGTCGTGGGTGGGGGAGTCAACGGCGGCTACGTCCTCGGCGTCGTCGGCCGCGCGATCGCCGCGTCGGTGCCCGCGAAGCCGCACCCGCTCTCGGTGAGCGCCTACTACCTCTCGGCCTCCCGCCCCGGGCCCGCGCAGGTCTCGACCCGTGTGCTCCGCGAGGGCGGCACGGTCGCGACGGTGGCTGCCGAGCTCGGCCAGGAGGGCACCACGCGGATCTCCGTGCTCGCGACGTACGGCGACCTGAGGGCGATGCCGTCGGACGTCGCGACGACCGCGGTCGAGCCCGCGCTGCCTCCGCTCGAGGAGTGCGTCCCGGGCTCGCTCGCTCCCGAGGAGACGCGCCGGATCGCGCCGGTGATGGACCGGTTCGACCTGCGCTTCGACCCGGCCTGCATCGGCTGGGCGACGGGGAGGCCGAGCGGCAACGGGCACATCCAGGCGTGGCTGAGGATGGTCGACGGCCACCCGCTCGACGCGGTCGGTCTCCTGATGGTCTGCGACGCGCTGCCACCCGTGACCTTCGACCTCGGCCGCCCCGGCTGGGCCCCGACGCTCGAGCTGACGGTGCACGTCCGCGCCGTCCCCGCGCCCGGCTGGCTCCGGGTCTCGCACCGCACCCGCAACCTGGCGGGAGGCCTGTTCGAGGAGGACTGCGAGGTCTGGGACACGGCCGGCCGCCTCGTCGCCCAGAGCCGCCAGCTCGCCATGCAGCCACGGCCCTGA
- a CDS encoding DinB family protein — translation MNFNGMWLPEDEDPRMQAGPTTGEKACLVGYLEHYRGTLALKCDGLTAEQLATKAVPPSNISLLGLVRHMARVEQSWFRRVIEERMDIPRLFQEEGGDTGFTFPEVDDELVRASHALWQDEIAYAREVLDRTDLDTVVDVHGDPTEVRDIIVHMIEEYARHCGHADLVRECVDGRTGQ, via the coding sequence ATGAACTTCAACGGCATGTGGCTGCCCGAGGACGAGGACCCCCGGATGCAGGCAGGGCCCACCACGGGCGAGAAGGCCTGCCTGGTGGGCTACCTCGAGCACTACCGCGGGACCCTGGCGCTCAAGTGCGACGGGCTCACGGCCGAGCAGCTGGCGACGAAGGCGGTCCCGCCGTCGAACATCTCGCTGCTCGGGCTGGTACGCCACATGGCGCGGGTCGAGCAGAGCTGGTTCCGCCGGGTGATCGAGGAGCGGATGGACATCCCGCGGCTCTTCCAGGAGGAGGGCGGCGACACCGGGTTTACCTTCCCCGAGGTCGACGACGAGCTGGTCCGGGCGTCCCACGCGCTGTGGCAGGACGAGATCGCCTACGCCCGCGAGGTGCTCGACCGCACCGACCTCGACACGGTCGTCGACGTCCACGGCGACCCCACGGAGGTGCGCGACATCATCGTCCACATGATCGAGGAGTACGCCCGCCACTGCGGCCACGCCGACCTCGTCCGGGAGTGCGTCGACGGCCGCACGGGTCAGTGA
- the dapC gene encoding succinyldiaminopimelate transaminase: protein MPQPVSGRLPDFPWDRLTTYAATARAHVDGVCDLSIGTPVDPTPAVVQDALRAATDSPGYPTTIGLEATRQAAIDWLARRHGVTGLGLDGVLPVTGSKELIAHLALQLGIGPGDLVGYPELAYPTYEVGAALAGADAIAADSLTAFGPRTPRLLWINSPSNPSGRVLPLEHLRKVVDWSRERGTVLVSDECYIECAWEGDAPLSILDPQVNGGSLDGLLAVHSLSKRSNLAGYRCAFVAGDPALVGELLAVRKNLGLMMPGPLQHAMVAALDDDAHADEQHGRYAARRAALRAALEGAGFRIDHSEASLYLWATRDEDCWKTVADLAGLGILVAPGEFYGAAGRRHVRVAFTATDERVAAAVARLSH, encoded by the coding sequence ATCCCCCAGCCGGTCTCCGGCCGGCTGCCTGACTTCCCCTGGGACAGGCTCACGACGTACGCCGCCACGGCGCGCGCCCACGTCGACGGGGTCTGCGACCTGTCGATCGGCACGCCCGTCGACCCGACGCCCGCCGTCGTCCAGGACGCGCTGCGCGCGGCCACCGACTCGCCGGGCTACCCGACGACGATCGGCCTCGAGGCGACGCGGCAGGCGGCGATCGACTGGCTGGCGCGCCGCCACGGCGTGACGGGCCTCGGCCTCGACGGCGTGCTGCCCGTGACGGGCTCCAAGGAGCTCATCGCGCACCTCGCGCTCCAGCTCGGGATCGGACCCGGCGACCTCGTCGGCTACCCGGAGCTGGCCTACCCGACCTACGAGGTGGGCGCCGCCCTCGCCGGCGCCGACGCGATCGCCGCCGACTCCCTGACGGCGTTCGGCCCACGCACCCCGCGGCTGCTCTGGATCAACAGCCCGTCGAACCCGTCGGGCCGCGTGCTGCCGCTCGAGCACCTGCGCAAGGTCGTCGACTGGTCCCGCGAGCGCGGCACGGTCCTGGTCTCCGACGAGTGCTACATCGAGTGCGCCTGGGAGGGCGACGCGCCGCTCTCGATCCTCGACCCGCAGGTCAACGGCGGCTCGCTCGACGGGCTGCTCGCCGTCCACTCCCTCTCCAAGCGCTCCAACCTCGCCGGCTACCGCTGCGCCTTCGTCGCTGGCGACCCGGCCCTGGTCGGTGAGCTGCTCGCGGTCCGCAAGAACCTCGGCCTGATGATGCCCGGCCCCCTCCAGCACGCCATGGTCGCCGCACTCGACGACGACGCGCACGCCGACGAGCAGCACGGTCGGTACGCCGCCCGCCGCGCCGCGCTGCGCGCCGCGCTCGAGGGTGCCGGGTTCCGCATCGACCACTCCGAGGCCTCGCTCTACCTCTGGGCGACGCGCGACGAGGACTGCTGGAAGACGGTCGCCGACCTCGCCGGCCTCGGGATCCTGGTCGCGCCGGGGGAGTTCTACGGCGCCGCCGGCCGCCGGCACGTCCGGGTCGCCTTCACCGCGACCGACGAGCGCGTCGCCGCTGCGGTCGCCCGCCTCTCCCACTGA
- the fdxA gene encoding ferredoxin has product MTYVIAQPCVDLKDRACVDECPVDCIYEGKRMLYIHPDECVDCGACEPVCPVEAIFYEDDTPEEWKGFYDANVHFFDDLGSPGGAAKMGVIEADHELVAALPPQEHDE; this is encoded by the coding sequence ATGACCTACGTCATCGCCCAGCCGTGCGTCGACCTCAAGGACCGCGCGTGCGTCGACGAATGTCCGGTCGACTGCATCTACGAGGGCAAGCGGATGCTCTACATCCACCCTGACGAGTGCGTCGACTGCGGCGCCTGCGAGCCGGTCTGCCCGGTCGAGGCGATCTTCTACGAGGACGACACCCCGGAGGAGTGGAAGGGCTTCTACGACGCCAACGTGCACTTCTTCGACGACCTCGGCTCGCCCGGCGGCGCCGCGAAGATGGGCGTCATCGAAGCCGACCACGAGCTGGTCGCCGCGCTGCCCCCGCAGGAGCACGACGAGTGA
- the mshB gene encoding N-acetyl-1-D-myo-inositol-2-amino-2-deoxy-alpha-D-glucopyranoside deacetylase, with product MSQNPEHRILLVHAHPDDECIGTGATMARYVDEGVGVTLVTCTAGEMGEVLVPELEHLAFEKDGGLGEHRRGELDEAMKVLGVTDHRFLGGFGRFHDSGMAWHEDGHAIAAETIPDNAFWTADLNVAADELVKVIREVRPQVLVTYDEFGGYGHPDHIQSHRVAMYAAQLAAAPSYKLDLGKPHDVAKIYWTAMSESRMRESLRQLRDSGDTETFKGMEPDGKLPPFVTPDELISARVDGSAQVQRKMDALAKHDTQVEQDGHFFSGAESGHSWWSDEYFRLVKGTPGKIGADGFEEDLFAGL from the coding sequence ATGTCGCAGAACCCCGAGCACCGCATCCTGCTCGTCCACGCCCACCCCGACGACGAGTGCATCGGCACCGGGGCCACGATGGCCCGCTACGTCGACGAGGGCGTCGGCGTCACCCTCGTGACCTGCACGGCCGGCGAGATGGGCGAGGTGCTCGTCCCGGAGCTGGAGCACCTGGCCTTCGAGAAGGACGGCGGGCTCGGCGAGCACCGGCGAGGCGAGCTCGACGAGGCGATGAAGGTCCTCGGCGTCACCGACCACCGCTTCCTGGGCGGCTTCGGCCGCTTCCACGACTCCGGCATGGCCTGGCACGAGGACGGCCACGCCATCGCCGCCGAGACCATCCCCGACAACGCCTTCTGGACCGCCGACCTCAACGTCGCGGCCGACGAGCTGGTGAAGGTGATCCGCGAGGTCCGCCCGCAGGTGCTGGTGACCTACGACGAGTTCGGCGGCTACGGCCACCCCGACCACATCCAGTCGCACCGCGTCGCGATGTACGCCGCCCAGCTGGCGGCAGCGCCGTCGTACAAGCTCGACCTCGGCAAGCCCCACGACGTCGCGAAGATCTACTGGACCGCGATGAGCGAGTCGCGGATGCGCGAGAGCCTGCGCCAGCTGCGCGACTCGGGTGACACCGAGACGTTCAAGGGCATGGAGCCCGACGGCAAGCTGCCGCCGTTCGTCACCCCCGACGAGCTCATCAGCGCCCGCGTGGACGGCTCCGCGCAGGTCCAGCGCAAGATGGACGCCCTCGCCAAGCACGACACGCAGGTCGAGCAGGACGGACACTTCTTCTCCGGCGCCGAGAGCGGCCACTCCTGGTGGTCCGACGAGTACTTCCGCCTGGTCAAGGGCACCCCCGGCAAGATCGGCGCCGACGGGTTCGAGGAGGACCTCTTCGCCGGTCTGTGA
- a CDS encoding glycoside hydrolase family 43 protein, with translation MPDRGAHRLLAGLACALSLAVVSLAGSASAADPVPRPVLNVDFPDPAVVSTPDGLVAYATGDRVPHAWSRRADGPWQRGAALLTQRPKWSRDGGVWAVDVARVRGQWLLYYATPVRGMGEHGRCIGVARSSSARGPFRPVGSRPLVCPSYANAPSAQDPLLPRDPTLPRAGVIDPSWFRDADGASYLLYKTDRLPSTIRLVALTRDGQAVRSGATSVELLRSADVVENPVLVRRDGGYVLLASEGDWTKCSYRTTWFRSASLLDWTAAASGLLLDTDSTRLCGPGGADLVSGRGGRDLAFLHGWTCRGTALPCVGRGKWDHKPRERGRRAMYAARLRWVAGVPEVTGWLRPR, from the coding sequence GTGCCTGACCGGGGAGCCCACCGCCTGCTCGCGGGGCTGGCGTGCGCCCTCTCGCTCGCGGTTGTCTCCCTCGCCGGGTCGGCCTCCGCCGCGGACCCGGTCCCGCGTCCGGTGCTCAACGTCGACTTCCCCGACCCCGCGGTCGTCTCGACGCCGGACGGCCTCGTCGCGTACGCCACCGGCGACCGCGTGCCGCACGCCTGGTCGCGCCGGGCCGACGGGCCGTGGCAGCGCGGTGCTGCGCTGCTGACCCAGCGTCCGAAGTGGTCGCGCGACGGAGGCGTCTGGGCGGTCGACGTGGCGCGGGTGCGCGGCCAGTGGCTGCTCTACTACGCGACGCCCGTGCGCGGGATGGGCGAGCACGGGCGGTGCATCGGCGTCGCGCGCTCGTCGTCGGCCCGTGGGCCGTTCCGCCCGGTGGGGTCGCGACCGCTCGTGTGCCCGTCGTACGCCAACGCACCCTCCGCGCAGGACCCGCTCCTGCCGCGTGATCCGACGTTGCCGCGCGCCGGCGTCATCGACCCGTCGTGGTTCCGCGACGCCGACGGGGCGTCGTACCTCCTCTACAAGACCGACCGCCTCCCGTCGACGATCCGCCTCGTCGCGCTGACGCGGGACGGGCAGGCGGTGCGGTCGGGTGCGACCAGCGTCGAGCTGCTGCGATCGGCCGACGTCGTGGAGAACCCGGTGCTGGTGCGCCGCGACGGTGGCTACGTGCTGCTGGCCTCGGAGGGCGACTGGACGAAGTGCAGCTATCGCACGACGTGGTTCCGCTCGGCGTCGCTGCTCGACTGGACGGCCGCCGCGAGCGGGCTGCTGCTCGACACCGACTCGACCCGGCTCTGCGGTCCCGGTGGCGCCGACCTCGTGTCGGGGCGCGGCGGGCGCGACCTCGCCTTCCTCCACGGCTGGACCTGTCGCGGCACCGCGCTGCCCTGCGTCGGTCGTGGCAAGTGGGACCACAAGCCGCGCGAGCGCGGACGACGGGCGATGTACGCCGCCCGGCTGCGCTGGGTGGCGGGTGTGCCCGAGGTCACCGGCTGGCTCCGGCCCCGTTGA
- a CDS encoding GNAT family N-acetyltransferase: MGRHTLGPHVVGQRVVVRHLLADGRASDVLGVCTSWGADALTIDRDGPPDRVGPVTIALADVVTGKPVPPRASVRSRIGARQVEEHVGALWSSLETEPLGDWLLRASPPHGGRLRRRGNSALAMDAPGIGWADVAFRVREFYAAREQTAYVQVQRGSHIEQALAPLGFSSTGDGDAHAQLASVARALRSLRSVAPDVTAEVDETTTAAAATLDGGTATGRGVLSGDWLLVEGLEVESAHRRRGLATAVLAELLDWGASRGATTAMLHVETANVGAIALYERHGFVTHHTNRYLTGR, encoded by the coding sequence GTGGGTCGTCACACCCTCGGTCCGCACGTCGTCGGCCAGCGCGTCGTCGTGCGCCACCTCCTCGCCGACGGCCGCGCCAGCGACGTCCTCGGCGTCTGCACGTCGTGGGGCGCGGACGCGCTGACCATCGACCGGGACGGTCCCCCCGACAGGGTCGGTCCGGTCACCATCGCGCTGGCAGACGTCGTCACGGGCAAGCCGGTGCCACCGCGGGCGTCAGTCAGGTCGCGGATCGGCGCCCGCCAGGTCGAGGAGCACGTGGGCGCCCTCTGGTCCTCCCTGGAGACCGAGCCCCTCGGCGACTGGCTGCTGCGCGCCTCTCCCCCGCACGGCGGCCGGCTGCGTCGTCGCGGCAACTCCGCCCTCGCGATGGACGCACCGGGCATCGGGTGGGCGGACGTCGCCTTCCGGGTCCGCGAGTTCTACGCAGCGCGCGAGCAGACGGCGTACGTCCAGGTGCAGCGCGGGTCGCACATCGAGCAGGCACTGGCCCCGCTGGGGTTCTCGTCCACCGGCGACGGCGACGCCCACGCCCAGCTCGCCTCGGTCGCGCGCGCCCTGCGGTCGCTGAGGTCGGTCGCACCCGACGTCACGGCAGAGGTCGACGAGACGACGACGGCGGCAGCTGCCACCCTCGACGGGGGTACGGCGACCGGCCGGGGCGTGCTGTCCGGCGACTGGCTGCTGGTCGAGGGGCTCGAGGTCGAGTCCGCCCACCGACGCCGTGGGCTCGCGACCGCCGTGCTGGCCGAGCTCCTCGACTGGGGCGCCTCACGCGGCGCCACGACTGCGATGCTCCACGTCGAGACCGCCAACGTCGGAGCGATCGCGCTCTACGAGCGGCACGGCTTCGTCACCCACCACACGAACCGCTACCTCACCGGGCGCTGA